One region of Gorilla gorilla gorilla isolate KB3781 chromosome 15, NHGRI_mGorGor1-v2.1_pri, whole genome shotgun sequence genomic DNA includes:
- the LOC101126499 gene encoding large ribosomal subunit protein uL24-like, whose protein sequence is MKFNPFVTSDRSKNRKRHFNAPSHIRRKIMSSPLSKELRQKYNVQSMPIRKDDEVQVVQGHYKGQQIGKVVQVYRKKYVIYIERVQREKANGTTVHVGVHPSKVVITRLKLDKDRKKILERKAKSRQVGKEKGKYKEETIEKMQE, encoded by the coding sequence ATGAAATTTAATCCCTTTGTGACTTCCGACCGAAGCAAGAATCGCAAAAGGCATTTCAATGCACCTTCCCACATTCGAAGGAAGATTATGTCTTCCCCTCTTTCCAAAGAGCTGAGACAGAAGTACAACGTGCAATCCATGCCCATCCGAAAGGATGATGAAGTTCAGGTTGTACAAGGACACTATAAAGGTCAGCAAATTGGCAAAGTAGTCCAGGTTTACAGGAAGAAATATGTTATCTACATTGAACGGGTGCAGCGGGAAAAGGCTAATGGCACAACTGTCCACGTAGGCGTTCACCCCAGCAAGGTGGTTATCACTAGGCTAAAACTGGACAAAGACCGCAAAAAGATCCTTGAACGGAAAGCCAAATCTCGCCAAGTAGGAAAGGAAAAGGGCAAATACAAGGAAGAAACAATTGAGAAGATGCAGGAATAA